In a genomic window of Gossypium arboreum isolate Shixiya-1 chromosome 7, ASM2569848v2, whole genome shotgun sequence:
- the LOC108480912 gene encoding acyl-lipid omega-3 desaturase (cytochrome b5), endoplasmic reticulum, with protein MELKREYVNGMNEQGDFDPSSPPPFRIADIRAAIPKQCWIKNPWRSMSYVFRDVSVVFALAAAAVYCNNWLFWPIYWFAQGTMFWAVFVLGHDCGHGSFSDNAILNSVVGHILHSSVLVPYHGWRISHRTHHQNHGNVENDESWVPLPENIYKKLDTSTRLLRFTVPFPLFAFPVYLWYRSPGKEGSHFNPYSNLFSPQERKLVMISTACWSTMAIILAYVSFTVGPSHMFKLYGIPYLIFVIWLDLVTYLHHHGHEQKLPWYRGKEWSYLRGGLTTVDRDYGLFNNIHHDIGTHVIHHLFPQIPHYHLVEATKAAKPVIGKFYREPKKSGAVPFHLINNLITSLAQDHYVSNSGDIVFYRTDLNLFKLLSLAKSE; from the exons ATGGAGTTGAAAAGGGAGTATGTTAATGGAATGAATGAGCAAGGTGATTTTGATCCGAGTTCACCTCCTCCATTCCGGATTGCGGATATCCGAGCTGCCATACCGAAGCAGTGTTGGATCAAGAATCCATGGAGGTCAATGAGTTATGTTTTTAGGGATGTCAGTGTGGTTTTTGCATTAGCAGCAGCTGCAGTCTACTGCAATAATTGGCTGTTTTGGCCAATCTACTGGTTTGCCCAAGGAACCATGTTTTGGGCTGTCTTTGTCCTTGGACATGATTG TGGCCATGGAAGCTTTTCAGACAATGCTATTTTGAATAGTGTGGTGGGACATATCTTACATTCTTCAGTTCTTGTTCCTTACCATGGATG GAGAATAAGCCATAGAACTCATCATCAGAACCACGGAAATGTCGAAAATGATGAGTCATGGGTTCCG TTGCCTGAGAATATTTACAAGAAACTCGACACCAGTACGCGATTACTGCGATTCACCGTCCCCTTTCCCCTATTTGCATTCCCCGTGTATTTG TGGTATAGAAGCCCAGGCAAAGAAGGATCTCATTTCAACCCTTACAGCAACTTGTTTAGCCCCCAAGAGAGGAAACTTGTGATGATATCCACTGCCTGTTGGTCTACAATGGCTATTATACTTGCCTACGTATCCTTTACAGTTGGTCCATCCCACATGTTTAAGCTCTATGGCATTCCCTACTTG ATTTTCGTGATATGGCTAGATTTAGTGACTTACCTACATCACCATGGCCATGAGCAGAAACTACCTTGGTACCGTGGCAAG GAATGGAGTTATCTGAGAGGAGGGCTTACAACAGTGGATCGTGATTATGGTTTATTCAATAATATCCACCATGACATTGGGACACATGTCATCCATCATCTCTTCCCTCAAATCCCTCATTATCACTTAGTGGAAGCT ACTAAAGCGGCAAAACCGGTGATAGGAAAATTCTACCGGGAGCCGAAGAAATCAGGGGCTGTTCCATTTCATTTGATCAATAATTTAATCACAAGCCTCGCACAAGATCATTACGTCAGCAATAGTGGAGATATAGTGTTTTATCGGACTGATCTAAACCTGTTTAAGTTGCTTTCCCTTGCCAAATCTGAATGA